One Hyphomicrobium sp. CS1GBMeth3 DNA segment encodes these proteins:
- the fhcD gene encoding formylmethanofuran--tetrahydromethanopterin N-formyltransferase, which translates to MSATTINGVVIDDTFAEAFGMSGLGLVITADTLKWARISAEVMTGFGTSVIGCGAECGIDRELSPEETPDGRPGVRVLIFGFSPDALKPQLVNRVGQCVLTSPGSACYNGLESPTTMALAAGPRFFGDGWQTAKKLGKRRFWRVPVMDGEFVIEDKCGFTTEGVGGGNLLILGRDRAGLLEATEAAVAAIAKVDDVITPFPGGIVRSGSKVGSKYKGAIASTNDAFCPTLKGAVKTECSPDTIAVLEIVIDGLTSKAVADAMRAGLKTIIETGAAKGVTRVSAGNYGGKLGQHHYHLKELLP; encoded by the coding sequence ATGAGCGCCACGACCATCAACGGCGTCGTTATCGACGACACCTTCGCCGAGGCGTTCGGCATGAGCGGGCTCGGGCTCGTGATCACCGCCGACACGCTGAAGTGGGCCCGCATCTCCGCCGAGGTGATGACCGGGTTTGGAACCTCCGTGATCGGCTGCGGCGCCGAGTGTGGAATCGACCGCGAGCTCAGCCCCGAGGAGACGCCTGACGGGCGGCCCGGCGTGCGCGTGCTCATTTTCGGCTTCTCGCCGGATGCGCTCAAGCCGCAGCTCGTCAATCGCGTTGGCCAATGCGTTCTGACGAGCCCCGGCTCGGCCTGCTACAACGGCCTCGAAAGCCCGACGACGATGGCGCTTGCCGCCGGCCCGCGCTTCTTCGGCGATGGCTGGCAGACGGCCAAGAAGCTCGGCAAACGCCGGTTCTGGCGCGTGCCCGTGATGGACGGCGAGTTCGTGATCGAGGACAAGTGCGGCTTCACCACCGAGGGGGTCGGCGGCGGCAACCTTCTCATCCTCGGGCGTGATCGCGCGGGACTTCTCGAGGCCACCGAAGCGGCGGTCGCGGCGATCGCCAAGGTCGACGACGTGATCACGCCATTCCCGGGCGGCATTGTGCGCTCGGGCTCCAAGGTGGGCTCGAAGTACAAGGGCGCCATCGCCTCCACCAACGATGCGTTCTGTCCGACGCTCAAGGGCGCGGTCAAAACCGAGTGCAGCCCGGATACCATCGCCGTGCTCGAGATCGTCATCGACGGCCTCACCTCGAAGGCCGTTGCGGACGCCATGCGCGCCGGGCTCAAGACAATCATCGAAACGGGCGCCGCAAAGGGCGTCACGCGTGTCTCTGCGGGCAACTACGGCGGCAAGCTGGGTCAGCACCACTATCACCTCAAGGAGCTGCTGCCATGA
- a CDS encoding formylmethanofuran dehydrogenase subunit C, which produces MSALSFKLRQAPTSVIDLSALIPSSLASLSVSEIENLVLGDGLHAPRVGDVFAVSGTPGDAMIVISGGSSLIDYVGAGLDGGTITVEGSVGGYAGRGMTGGCLDIAGDAGVFLASTAKGGVIHVKGSVGDFLGGARPGDKFGLLGGTVLVDGNVGERAGERMRRGTVITKGKFGAAAGSRMVGGTLWTEAGFGPHPGPLLRRGTLIGPSVDEVLPTFADCGRIDPVILRIISRYVADVLGPLAPSALPGKVRKLAGDMATIGKGEILLTA; this is translated from the coding sequence ATGAGCGCACTGAGCTTCAAACTGCGGCAGGCTCCGACGAGCGTCATCGATCTCAGCGCTTTGATTCCGAGCAGTCTTGCTTCTCTTTCTGTCAGCGAGATCGAGAACCTCGTGCTCGGCGACGGCTTGCACGCCCCGCGCGTCGGCGACGTCTTCGCGGTCAGCGGGACGCCGGGCGATGCGATGATCGTCATTTCGGGCGGCTCGTCGCTGATCGACTACGTCGGCGCCGGCCTCGACGGCGGCACGATCACGGTCGAAGGGTCGGTCGGCGGCTACGCCGGACGCGGCATGACGGGCGGGTGCCTCGATATCGCGGGCGATGCGGGCGTGTTCCTGGCCTCGACGGCCAAGGGTGGCGTCATCCATGTCAAGGGCTCGGTCGGCGACTTTCTCGGTGGCGCGCGGCCCGGCGACAAGTTCGGGCTGCTCGGCGGCACTGTGCTCGTGGACGGCAATGTCGGCGAACGCGCCGGTGAGCGCATGCGGCGCGGCACGGTCATCACAAAAGGCAAGTTCGGCGCGGCGGCCGGCTCGCGCATGGTGGGCGGCACGCTTTGGACCGAGGCAGGCTTCGGTCCGCACCCTGGCCCGCTTCTCCGCCGCGGCACGCTGATCGGGCCGTCGGTCGACGAGGTCCTGCCGACGTTCGCCGATTGCGGGCGCATCGATCCGGTGATCCTGCGCATCATCTCGCGCTACGTCGCCGACGTGCTCGGCCCGCTGGCGCCCAGCGCGTTGCCGGGCAAAGTGCGCAAGCTCGCGGGCGACATGGCGACCATCGGCAAGGGCGAGATCCTGCTCACCGCGTGA
- a CDS encoding DUF1194 domain-containing protein: MAAHAQSTDLPAEVDTALIVSVDVSNSVDEERYRLQMEGIAKALEDPEVLKAILNGPQGGILFSMVTWADKPKLALAWQRIASAADAAAVAAKVRALPRQTGEFTCVSGMLRSISDKVVPQIPAKALRIVLDVSGDGRENCNPNEPPATVRDELAATGVTVNGLPILEGDEGPILEDWYRENVMGGPGSFILPAHGFNDFGRAIRQKFMIEISGKQPSFKEAAVRR; the protein is encoded by the coding sequence ATGGCAGCTCACGCCCAATCGACGGATCTCCCGGCGGAGGTCGATACGGCCCTGATCGTCTCGGTCGATGTGTCGAACTCCGTCGACGAGGAGCGCTATCGGCTGCAGATGGAAGGCATCGCCAAGGCGCTCGAGGATCCCGAGGTGCTGAAGGCAATTCTCAACGGCCCGCAGGGTGGCATCCTGTTTTCGATGGTCACGTGGGCGGACAAGCCGAAGCTGGCGCTCGCGTGGCAGCGGATAGCGAGCGCCGCGGACGCGGCTGCCGTTGCCGCCAAGGTACGCGCCCTGCCACGTCAGACGGGGGAGTTCACCTGCGTCTCGGGCATGCTGCGCTCTATTTCGGATAAGGTTGTCCCCCAGATTCCGGCGAAGGCGCTGCGCATTGTCCTCGACGTCTCGGGCGACGGCCGCGAAAACTGCAATCCCAATGAGCCGCCCGCCACCGTGCGCGACGAGCTGGCCGCCACGGGCGTGACCGTGAACGGGCTTCCGATCCTCGAGGGCGACGAAGGCCCGATCCTGGAGGACTGGTATCGCGAGAACGTCATGGGCGGGCCGGGATCGTTCATCCTGCCGGCGCACGGCTTCAACGATTTCGGCCGCGCCATTCGCCAGAAGTTCATGATCGAGATCAGCGGCAAGCAGCCCTCCTTTAAGGAGGCAGCAGTCCGCCGCTGA
- a CDS encoding DUF2946 family protein, with translation MRIRPYITVLLLAVLALRSLLPVGYMVQSAEAADGGAFEIVICTSTGLKHITVDEDGTTPQPKSQSVDNGLCPFASGGAAALTYATPYSLSGEAEYAAVTYTLAAALFAETPKPGATSARGPPSALI, from the coding sequence GTGCGCATTCGCCCGTACATCACCGTGCTTCTGCTCGCCGTGCTGGCTCTGCGCAGCCTGCTGCCGGTGGGCTACATGGTGCAGTCGGCCGAAGCAGCCGATGGTGGCGCATTCGAGATCGTGATCTGTACGAGCACGGGGCTCAAGCACATCACCGTCGACGAGGATGGGACGACCCCACAGCCGAAATCCCAGTCCGTCGACAACGGCCTTTGCCCCTTTGCCTCAGGCGGCGCTGCGGCGCTGACCTATGCGACGCCATATAGCCTTTCTGGCGAAGCCGAGTATGCAGCCGTCACCTACACGCTGGCGGCCGCGCTCTTTGCTGAAACTCCGAAGCCCGGGGCGACGTCCGCCCGCGGGCCTCCGTCCGCGTTGATCTGA
- a CDS encoding TonB-dependent receptor has product MSLFLRPLGSPRATRTTHHACFAVSLLALTAVLSSAASAQEAPVELPEVNVTTTTPQLKAKAKPQTKAAPAPQPVAPAAVATDSNAGAPSPGDRSGSLSVPTTAEATVDIDRTPGAVEVVPDTAYKTSTPAVTIKDALDYVPGVFVQPKWGEDSRISIRGSSLSRNFHLRGIQLYMDGIPINTADGYGDFQEIDPTAYRYIEVFKGANALRFGANALGGAINFVMPTGYDADLFGARVDIGSFGFRKLAVSSGAVSGPVDYFMTGTWQEADGFRDHSDGESVRGSMNVGYRLSENVETRFYVNANDVDQRIPGSVTKRVALTSPETANPGNITGDYQRNIETVRIANKTAIRLMPGTVLEVGAFNVDRHLMHPIFQWLDNRYDDYGGFARITDESRIGGFANRLIAGVNLHNGSVDVRQYQNLAGQKGDETVATKDTSHNLSAYFENHFYVTPQVALVAGTQFLHATRKRDVDFGATPGETEFNLWSPKGGVVWDVTRTWQVFGNISRSAEVPSFGESVVGGSINIPFFELKPQRATTYEIGTRGGTDDFRWDFALYRANIDNELLCFTTNTNPSTCQVGNADKTIHQGVELGFGAAVLKSLFARGPDPDKVWLHAAYTFSDFRYDGDAEWGNNELPGAPRHFLRAELLYKHPSGIYFGPNVEWVPEAYYVDSANSFETDAYAIWGAKIGFDNGGPITAYLEGRNLSDEAYIASTSIAADMNGSDALMFEPGTGRAIYGGVQVKW; this is encoded by the coding sequence ATGTCACTCTTTCTCAGGCCCTTGGGCTCGCCCCGGGCAACCCGCACCACGCATCATGCGTGCTTCGCCGTCTCGTTGCTGGCGTTAACCGCCGTGCTGTCGTCGGCAGCTTCGGCGCAAGAGGCGCCCGTCGAGCTGCCAGAGGTCAACGTCACCACGACAACGCCTCAGCTCAAGGCGAAAGCTAAGCCACAGACGAAAGCCGCGCCCGCGCCGCAGCCTGTTGCACCTGCTGCCGTCGCGACCGATAGCAACGCTGGCGCGCCCTCCCCTGGCGACCGCTCCGGCAGCCTGTCCGTGCCGACGACGGCAGAAGCCACCGTGGACATCGATCGCACGCCGGGTGCCGTCGAGGTGGTGCCGGACACGGCGTACAAGACGTCGACGCCTGCGGTCACGATCAAGGATGCGCTCGACTATGTGCCGGGCGTTTTCGTGCAACCGAAGTGGGGCGAGGACAGCCGCATCTCGATCCGCGGATCGAGCCTGTCGCGCAACTTCCACTTGCGCGGCATCCAGTTGTACATGGACGGCATTCCGATCAACACGGCGGACGGCTATGGCGACTTCCAAGAGATCGACCCGACCGCCTACCGCTACATCGAGGTCTTCAAAGGCGCCAATGCGCTGCGCTTCGGGGCCAACGCGCTCGGCGGGGCGATCAACTTCGTCATGCCGACCGGATACGACGCGGATCTCTTCGGGGCGCGTGTCGATATCGGCAGCTTCGGCTTCCGCAAGCTGGCGGTGAGCTCGGGGGCCGTGTCAGGGCCGGTCGACTACTTCATGACTGGCACCTGGCAAGAAGCCGACGGCTTCCGCGACCACAGCGACGGCGAGAGCGTGCGCGGGTCCATGAACGTGGGCTATCGCCTCAGCGAAAACGTCGAGACGCGGTTCTATGTCAATGCGAACGACGTCGATCAGCGCATTCCGGGCAGCGTGACGAAGCGCGTGGCGCTCACATCTCCCGAGACGGCCAATCCTGGAAACATCACAGGCGACTACCAGCGCAACATCGAGACGGTGCGTATCGCCAACAAGACGGCGATTCGGCTCATGCCGGGCACCGTGCTGGAGGTCGGCGCGTTCAACGTCGACCGCCACCTCATGCATCCGATCTTCCAGTGGCTGGACAACCGCTATGACGACTATGGCGGCTTTGCACGTATCACGGATGAAAGCCGCATTGGCGGTTTCGCGAACCGGCTGATCGCGGGCGTGAACCTGCACAATGGAAGCGTTGACGTACGGCAGTACCAGAACCTCGCGGGACAGAAGGGCGACGAGACGGTCGCTACGAAAGACACATCACACAACCTCAGCGCCTACTTCGAGAACCACTTCTATGTGACCCCGCAGGTGGCGCTTGTTGCGGGCACACAATTCTTACACGCCACACGCAAGCGCGACGTGGATTTTGGAGCCACGCCCGGAGAAACTGAGTTCAATTTGTGGAGTCCGAAGGGCGGCGTCGTGTGGGATGTCACGCGCACTTGGCAGGTGTTCGGAAATATCTCGCGCAGCGCCGAGGTGCCGAGCTTTGGTGAGAGCGTCGTTGGTGGCAGCATCAATATTCCCTTCTTCGAACTGAAGCCGCAAAGGGCCACAACCTACGAGATCGGCACGCGCGGCGGCACGGACGATTTCCGGTGGGATTTCGCGCTCTACCGCGCCAACATCGACAACGAGTTATTGTGCTTCACAACGAACACCAACCCGAGCACCTGCCAAGTTGGAAATGCCGACAAGACGATCCATCAGGGCGTCGAACTCGGCTTCGGCGCCGCCGTGTTGAAATCCTTGTTCGCGAGGGGCCCAGATCCCGATAAGGTCTGGCTACACGCAGCCTACACGTTCAGCGATTTCCGCTACGATGGCGATGCGGAATGGGGCAATAACGAGCTGCCTGGCGCGCCGCGGCATTTCCTGCGGGCCGAGCTGCTCTACAAGCATCCGAGCGGCATCTATTTCGGGCCGAACGTCGAGTGGGTTCCGGAAGCCTATTACGTCGACAGTGCGAATTCGTTTGAGACCGACGCCTACGCCATCTGGGGTGCGAAGATCGGCTTCGACAACGGCGGGCCGATCACAGCCTATCTTGAGGGTCGCAACCTGTCGGACGAGGCCTATATCGCAAGTACGAGCATCGCAGCCGATATGAATGGCAGCGACGCTTTGATGTTCGAACCTGGAACCGGCCGCGCGATCTATGGCGGCGTGCAGGTCAAATGGTGA
- a CDS encoding copper uptake system-associated protein → MALSCAIHSPPPALAANDADQIRALIGATWDKPDSKVETDPVVISGDHAVASWTQGSHGGRALLRRGKAGWSVVLCSGDPLREANWLAEAGVPGQDAEKIAQDLKAAEAKVSVERRAMFSLFEGVISGDGPEHQAPAGERHHPHH, encoded by the coding sequence ATGGCGCTTTCTTGCGCCATCCACTCCCCGCCTCCCGCATTGGCGGCCAATGACGCAGACCAGATCCGCGCCCTTATCGGCGCCACATGGGACAAACCCGACAGCAAGGTCGAAACCGACCCGGTCGTAATTTCGGGAGACCACGCGGTCGCCAGCTGGACGCAAGGCTCGCACGGTGGACGCGCTTTGCTCAGGCGCGGTAAAGCTGGATGGTCTGTCGTTCTTTGCAGCGGCGACCCGCTGCGTGAAGCCAACTGGCTTGCGGAAGCTGGTGTACCCGGACAGGATGCAGAAAAGATCGCGCAAGACCTGAAGGCCGCTGAGGCTAAGGTTTCGGTCGAGCGGCGCGCGATGTTCTCGCTGTTCGAGGGTGTCATCTCCGGAGATGGTCCGGAGCACCAAGCCCCAGCCGGCGAGCGTCATCACCCCCATCACTAG
- a CDS encoding DUF1775 domain-containing protein — MTLTLNHLGWTAILMLACWPAHAHVNLEQREAPRGKSYKAVFKVPHGCKGEATHTVRVEIPEGFIGVKPMPKPGWTIKTERGAYAQEYGYYHGPLKEGVKQIEWSGGELPDDHYDEFVASGFIARELKDAALYFKVVQECANGAERWVEIPGAGGDPHDLNAPAAVLKIADGGNDAAHGHDHHHAHGNGHAHGHNKHGEAASDGAATIGSLAIEGAWTRATAEGAKVGAGYLTIRNTGGDADTLVGVETAVAERGEIHEMSMSEGVMRMRRLADGVEIPAGGSVELKPGGNHLMFMNLKERLVEGERITVTLTFKSGATGSVTLPVRGLGAGKSDKGEQHNHSHH, encoded by the coding sequence ATGACCCTCACACTCAATCATCTCGGCTGGACGGCGATACTGATGCTCGCGTGCTGGCCGGCCCACGCACACGTCAACCTGGAACAACGGGAGGCGCCGCGTGGAAAATCCTACAAAGCGGTTTTCAAGGTGCCGCACGGCTGCAAGGGAGAGGCGACGCATACGGTGCGCGTCGAAATCCCCGAGGGCTTCATCGGGGTCAAGCCGATGCCGAAGCCGGGCTGGACGATCAAGACCGAACGCGGCGCCTACGCGCAGGAGTACGGCTACTATCACGGCCCGCTCAAAGAAGGCGTGAAGCAGATCGAATGGTCGGGCGGCGAGCTGCCTGACGACCACTATGACGAGTTCGTTGCCTCGGGCTTCATTGCTCGCGAGCTGAAAGATGCCGCGCTCTATTTCAAGGTCGTGCAGGAGTGCGCAAACGGCGCAGAGCGGTGGGTCGAGATTCCTGGCGCGGGGGGTGATCCGCACGATCTCAACGCGCCCGCAGCCGTGCTGAAAATCGCGGACGGTGGCAATGACGCGGCGCACGGACACGACCACCACCACGCGCACGGCAATGGGCATGCGCATGGGCACAACAAGCATGGCGAGGCCGCGAGCGATGGCGCCGCAACGATCGGTTCGCTCGCCATCGAAGGCGCGTGGACGCGCGCGACAGCGGAAGGCGCGAAGGTCGGCGCCGGCTATCTCACGATCCGCAACACGGGCGGCGACGCCGACACTTTGGTTGGTGTCGAGACGGCCGTCGCAGAGCGGGGCGAGATCCACGAGATGAGCATGAGCGAAGGTGTGATGCGCATGCGGCGCCTCGCCGACGGGGTTGAGATTCCAGCGGGCGGCAGCGTGGAGCTCAAGCCCGGCGGCAATCATCTGATGTTCATGAACCTCAAAGAGCGTCTCGTAGAGGGTGAGCGCATCACCGTGACGCTCACGTTCAAGAGCGGAGCGACCGGTTCCGTCACGTTGCCTGTGCGTGGGCTCGGCGCCGGCAAGAGCGACAAAGGCGAACAACACAACCACAGCCACCATTGA
- a CDS encoding cupin domain-containing protein, whose product MTGFVRLSTPFADELEDWGPWPQEDLVAGTGQQYGRLWHDDATSGLTVGFWACSPVTARIGPWSTNEVMILLEGSVTIDHADGSTLEVMAGEAFFIPKGTICAWRQAGDLKKFFAIHDDSSGLVATQPDALHARKIDFGAALTPTEGPASSLLLGAAPTCHEAVAFTDLTGQLTAGIWAAAPYERKAVPSPRHELMHILEGTVTLSDGAGREETFSAGDTCFVPKGAVAGWSSMTPVKKVFCSFTPKA is encoded by the coding sequence ATGACAGGTTTTGTTCGTCTCTCGACTCCCTTCGCGGATGAGCTCGAGGACTGGGGTCCATGGCCCCAGGAGGATTTGGTCGCCGGAACGGGGCAGCAATACGGCCGCTTATGGCACGACGATGCGACATCCGGTCTAACCGTCGGCTTCTGGGCATGCTCTCCGGTGACAGCCCGCATAGGGCCGTGGTCAACGAACGAAGTGATGATCCTGCTCGAGGGCTCGGTCACGATCGATCATGCAGACGGCAGCACGCTCGAAGTGATGGCGGGAGAAGCCTTTTTCATTCCCAAGGGCACCATCTGCGCGTGGCGACAGGCCGGCGATCTTAAGAAGTTCTTTGCCATACACGACGACTCCTCCGGTCTTGTTGCGACGCAACCTGACGCCCTGCATGCACGCAAGATCGATTTCGGTGCGGCTCTGACGCCGACGGAGGGCCCGGCCTCCTCGCTGCTCCTCGGCGCGGCACCGACGTGCCACGAAGCGGTCGCCTTCACGGATCTCACAGGTCAGCTCACCGCGGGGATCTGGGCGGCCGCGCCTTATGAGCGCAAGGCGGTTCCTTCGCCACGTCATGAGCTGATGCACATCCTCGAAGGCACGGTGACGCTGTCGGACGGTGCCGGACGCGAAGAGACGTTTTCGGCGGGCGACACGTGCTTCGTGCCGAAGGGCGCCGTTGCGGGCTGGAGCAGCATGACGCCGGTCAAGAAGGTGTTCTGCAGCTTCACACCCAAGGCGTGA
- the pqqA gene encoding pyrroloquinoline quinone precursor peptide PqqA — MKTWTKPAVREQEVGLEVTSYLPAEIDII, encoded by the coding sequence ATGAAGACCTGGACCAAGCCCGCTGTTCGTGAGCAGGAAGTCGGCCTCGAGGTAACCTCGTATCTGCCGGCTGAGATCGACATCATCTAA